One Candidatus Neomarinimicrobiota bacterium DNA segment encodes these proteins:
- a CDS encoding MotA/TolQ/ExbB proton channel family protein — MLIDLFHQGGGFMWPILAALVIGLMVVLERFFTLTKASVNTKKLLQNVHQALEEEGVPQALEVCENTPGPVAEIFHAGLSRVDRGIEEVEKAVQNAGSIEMSFLERGLTWLATIIAIAPMLGFTGTVWGMILAFQDIEKANDISPSIVAGGISVALLTTLFGLIVAIIIQFFHNFFVTRIDKIIIDMEEGSLKLIDTLTELEEKGELKKS, encoded by the coding sequence ATGTTAATTGATCTTTTTCATCAAGGCGGCGGTTTCATGTGGCCGATCCTGGCGGCACTTGTCATCGGTCTGATGGTGGTTCTTGAACGATTTTTTACCCTGACAAAAGCCTCCGTCAATACGAAAAAACTCCTACAAAACGTCCACCAGGCATTGGAAGAAGAGGGTGTGCCGCAGGCATTAGAAGTCTGTGAAAACACGCCGGGTCCAGTGGCTGAGATTTTCCACGCCGGTCTGTCCCGTGTTGACCGGGGGATTGAGGAAGTGGAAAAGGCCGTTCAGAATGCCGGTAGTATTGAAATGTCATTTCTAGAACGGGGATTGACCTGGCTGGCAACGATTATTGCCATTGCCCCGATGCTCGGATTTACCGGGACGGTCTGGGGAATGATTCTGGCATTCCAGGATATTGAAAAGGCCAACGATATTTCACCGTCGATTGTGGCTGGTGGTATTTCCGTTGCGTTGCTGACAACCTTGTTTGGGTTGATTGTCGCTATTATCATCCAGTTCTTTCACAACTTCTTTGTCACCCGGATCGACAAGATTATTATTGACATGGAAGAAGGATCGCTGAAGCTCATCGATACCCTGACAGAACTGGAAGAAAAAGGCGAACTCAAGAAGTCCTAA
- a CDS encoding biopolymer transporter ExbD: MIRGKKEKDREVEIPQGSLADIAFLLLIFFLVTTTIDMDKGLGLVLPAKGEETEVAKQNISNLLINARGDILLDEEVVTLRDIQPLMRQKMQQNPKLIVSVKTDARTKYQTYIDVLDELKQSAATRISIANPE, translated from the coding sequence ATGATACGTGGGAAAAAAGAAAAGGATCGCGAAGTTGAGATTCCCCAGGGATCGCTGGCGGATATTGCGTTCCTGCTCCTGATTTTCTTCCTGGTCACTACGACCATTGATATGGATAAGGGGTTAGGACTCGTTCTGCCGGCCAAAGGGGAAGAAACCGAGGTCGCCAAACAGAATATCAGCAATCTGCTGATTAACGCCCGGGGAGATATTCTGTTGGACGAAGAAGTCGTTACTCTCCGGGACATCCAGCCGCTTATGCGTCAAAAGATGCAGCAGAATCCGAAGTTAATTGTGTCGGTAAAGACCGATGCGCGGACGAAGTATCAGACGTATATTGATGTGCTTGATGAACTAAAGCAATCAGCGGCCACACGAATATCTATCGCGAATCCCGAATAA
- a CDS encoding S41 family peptidase encodes MKKFFAGTGAVIAIIGLFLLSSPGQQVIASANDLFQKLNVFSDMVSIVNDNYVEDVTWEEVMIGAYNGLMEELDPHSVYIPKKRIDRINEQFEGEFQGIGIEFDIIDKYITVISPIPGAPADKVGIQAGDKIVAIEDTSAEGITQQEVFDKLRGKKGTQVNVTVVRPGRSDSLDFTIIRDDIPIASVLAAVMVPGHEQTGYIRLNRFAKNTATEFEDALKKLESQGMEQLVIDLRNNSGGYMDQAIKIVDKFVEGGQKIVYTKGRIPSANEEFYSTDKATHHRFPVVVVLNRGSASASEIVSGALQDLDRGLIVGETSFGKGLVQRQWPMRDGSAIRVTVARYYTPSGRLIQRPYENGTEDYYEEVATRHSDTEMAAEDSSGAPIDTTDRPVFHTKSGRIVYGGGGITPDIPAEYDLDLTKTTIKLIQHPSRVFFEWASAYAAKHQELKEDFSDFAQNFQLTDEHISDIKDFIAEKDVEIDEEEFEQDLPYIRNLIKAEIASSLWEKDQYYAIRLTMDNQVQTALEHFPQARELAIVGQE; translated from the coding sequence ATGAAGAAATTTTTTGCCGGTACCGGAGCTGTTATCGCCATCATTGGATTGTTCCTGCTCTCCTCGCCTGGGCAGCAGGTGATCGCTTCTGCGAACGACTTGTTTCAGAAGTTGAACGTCTTCTCGGATATGGTCAGTATTGTCAATGACAATTACGTGGAAGATGTGACCTGGGAAGAGGTGATGATCGGGGCGTATAACGGCCTGATGGAGGAATTGGATCCTCATTCGGTGTATATCCCGAAGAAAAGAATTGACCGGATTAACGAGCAGTTTGAAGGGGAGTTCCAGGGCATCGGGATCGAATTTGACATTATTGATAAGTATATCACTGTGATTTCGCCGATCCCCGGGGCTCCGGCGGATAAGGTGGGCATTCAGGCCGGTGATAAAATTGTTGCCATTGAGGATACCTCCGCGGAAGGCATCACCCAGCAGGAAGTGTTTGATAAGCTGCGCGGTAAAAAGGGTACGCAGGTCAATGTGACTGTGGTGCGTCCCGGCCGGTCGGACAGCCTGGATTTCACGATTATCCGGGATGATATTCCCATCGCCAGCGTACTGGCTGCGGTGATGGTCCCCGGGCATGAACAAACCGGATATATTCGGTTAAACCGGTTTGCCAAGAATACAGCCACTGAGTTTGAAGATGCCCTGAAGAAACTGGAATCCCAGGGAATGGAACAGCTGGTCATCGATCTTCGAAACAACAGCGGCGGGTACATGGATCAGGCGATTAAGATCGTGGATAAATTCGTCGAAGGCGGTCAAAAGATCGTCTACACGAAAGGTCGGATCCCCTCGGCAAATGAGGAGTTTTATTCCACAGATAAGGCGACGCATCATCGGTTTCCGGTGGTCGTGGTACTCAACCGGGGTTCTGCCAGCGCCAGCGAAATTGTGTCCGGTGCCTTACAGGATCTGGATCGTGGCTTGATCGTTGGCGAAACCAGCTTTGGAAAGGGGCTTGTCCAGCGACAGTGGCCTATGCGGGACGGTTCTGCCATTCGGGTGACGGTTGCACGGTACTATACACCGAGTGGCCGGTTAATTCAGCGTCCGTACGAGAACGGGACGGAAGATTATTATGAGGAAGTGGCTACCCGGCACAGTGATACCGAAATGGCCGCGGAAGATTCTTCGGGAGCGCCTATTGATACCACTGACCGCCCGGTTTTTCATACCAAGAGTGGTCGGATTGTTTACGGAGGCGGTGGAATTACGCCGGATATCCCGGCCGAGTATGATCTGGATCTTACAAAAACGACCATAAAGCTTATTCAGCATCCGTCGCGGGTGTTCTTCGAATGGGCATCGGCATATGCGGCGAAGCATCAGGAACTCAAGGAGGATTTCTCTGACTTTGCTCAGAATTTTCAGTTGACGGATGAGCATATTTCTGATATTAAAGATTTTATAGCTGAGAAGGATGTGGAAATAGACGAGGAAGAATTCGAGCAGGACCTCCCCTACATCCGGAATTTGATCAAGGCGGAAATTGCATCCAGTCTCTGGGAAAAGGATCAATATTATGCGATTCGATTAACCATGGATAACCAGGTCCAGACGGCGCTTGAACATTTTCCGCAGGCACGCGAATTGGCTATAGTTGGGCAGGAATAA